The Lolium rigidum isolate FL_2022 chromosome 1, APGP_CSIRO_Lrig_0.1, whole genome shotgun sequence region GACGATcgactccatcatcatcggctacGCCAAGCAGAACCTGTCATGCTTCCTGGCGGACCTGGAGCTGACCATGGACGTCATCCCGGGTGACATGGTGGCCAACGCCATGATGGCGGCCATGGTGGCGCACTCCGGGGAGGAAGGCGCGGAGGTGATGTACCACACCACCTCGTCGCTGCGCAACCCGGCGCCCTACGGCGTGCTCTACGAGTCTGGGCGCCGCCACTTCTACGAGAACCCGCGGCTCGGCAAGGACGGCAGGGTCATCCCCACCAAGGAGATGCACTTCTTCAAGACCATCGCCAGCTTCCACCTCTACATGCTCGTCAAGTACAAGCTCCCGCTCGAGATCCTGCACCTGGTGAACCTGCTCCTCTGCGGGCTCTTCTCGCAGCTCTACGAGGATCTCAACCGGAAGTACAAGTTCGTCGTCCATCTCGTCGACGTCTACGGGCCATTTGCCTTCTTCAGAGGATGGTAAATCACTCTAACTGCTACAGTAGTCCCCAAGATACTTGCTACATGAACAGCTAGCTAACTGATCTCCCATTCTCTTCTTCTTGCTTGGCTGATCAAAGCTTCGACGACATGAACTTGGAGCGGCTGAGGTTGACAATGGCAGCGGCCAGCCCCGAGGAAGACTTGTTCAATTTTGATCCCAAGACCATCGACTGGAAAGAGTACTTCTACAAGATCCACATTCCTGGTATCCTCAAGTATGTGCTCAAGTAAAGCTGCAGCAGTTTTTCCTCTACACGTTATGTCACAGTTACAACTTATTTTATCCACAAGAGCGGAAAGCCCACGTCCCACGTCCCACACATAAAGTCTATTTGTTCTTCTTATATTGGAATTGTGATAAAGGGAAGAAGATGTCCGCTAGACTGTTGGATTATTGTACCAGAAAAGCACCACATCTTGATCAATGATAGAGTGTGCATTCTGGTGTTGTATGTTCAGGTTTTGTGTAATTTGGTCATGTAGTAAAAATGATATGTAATAACAATCTCTATGTATCAAGGTCAAGTGTAATCATGTGTGCCAATGAGGGCTTAAAACAGGGATGCTGTTCCGTACTAGTGTCAATTCATGTTCAGTTCACCATCTTATCTGCCGCTCAGATTTAGTACCAGGAACCCGCACAATCAATCTTTCTCACTGGGTAAACACGTGCAGAGACAGAAACCCAAAACAATTAAACAACAGATCAGAGAAAGGCACAGAGTAACGAGGCATGCAGGGAAGTTCTTTCCAAATTTGAAATGTACTTGGTATAAATGTTTGAAAGCAATATGTTACAATGTGGTCTGTCATATGCAGAATTTACCCCCAATGTTTGTTCAGTAGGAAGCTTCTTTTCCTTCCTATGCTTTGCTTCTAAAAACATAAGAGATTATTTTAACCATGAGAGTTGATCTGAACCATGACACTTCAGCTCAAACAGTCAGAACAGATCTCTTGTTCTCAGAGGACGTCTGTTAAATTGTCGTTGCATTCATAAGCAGGTTCTTCACATATTCAAGGACCTTTGGGAGATCGACTGTCCATGCGACTGAAATCGGTTTGTAACCTGACCATGGATTTTCTGAATTCCACCTGTAATATTATGTGAAACAGCAATTAGTAACATATGTAGATAACTGAATAACTGCAGCATCATGAAATCCTGTTCTAAATTTAGACCAGTGTGTTCGGACGCATGAGATGCTTAAATCATAATACGGAAATGTCTGTAAGAACTGATGTTAATCACTCATAAATAGTATGATACGTACTTCTTCAATCCATGATCCATCAAAGTATGTCCGGTGCAAATGCCCTGGGTCTCAACTCTCACAACACCCTTCTTAAATGTGAAGTACTCAGGATGAACTAAGGCCGTGAAGCTCACAGGATCGTGGAGGAAAATCCCTGAATAGAATGCCATGATCAGCTGAAACTGGATTTACTGATTTACTGTCAATTTTAGCAAAAGCATACAAAAAAGAGGGGCCTACTATATACTACCATGGAAGCCGTCAGACTTGGTATGCCAATCTCTGTAGAACTTGCACATGTCACACAAGAATTGTGCATGCTTCCCTTTTGAGTTTCTTAGCTCCAAGAGATCCTCGTCTGCATTAAAGAAATTCACACAGTGGGTTAGAAATTAACCCCCCATGCTCACAACTTGAACTATGGAGATGATGCTGATATAAAGGGACAAACCTTTAAAGCAGACTTGAGTTGTTATGTTAATgccaaccacatcaatatctgctCCTGAGGTAAAAACTACGTCCGCTGCATCTGGATCTCCATAGATCTGCAGAATTGCGCATTCAAGATTTAATGCATGTGTCTCTATTTTGCTTCCTCGTAAATTAATGCAGTAGCATTGCGTGTAATGCGCATGACAGTACATTTGCTTCAGCAGCCGGGTTGACATTTCCAGCCGCGAAGAAAGCTCCACCCAGTACAACTATTTTCTTGACCTTGCTTGCAAAGGAAGAGTCCTTTTTGATGGCctaagaaataaataaaaaaactacCTATTAGCAAATTGCATGTCATACACATAATGGTTAACAGATTTATCCTGCAACTGTAAGCTTACCAACGCTACGTTTGTCAGGGGTCCCAGGGCGAGAACAGAGATCTCTCCAGGAAACTGGGAGACCTTATTAACCAAGAACTCGGCAGCACTTTCCTCGACCTTCTTAGTAGTAGGTGCAGGAAGGAACAAATTACCAAGGCCATCAGATCCATGAACAAAGTCAGCAACACGTGGTTCTCCTCCCTAAAATACAGAAGGCATATCGTTAATCATTCAGCTGGCCAACTGAAACTGTACTATAACACATATACTAAATAGGTAGCATAGTTAGTATTATTGGAAGTCACAGGTCTGAAACCCATCTATCTACCATATAAAATATGGATGCTGATGTGGCATGCCAACAAGCATATAATTCAACATGTAGTATAAACAGAAATGAACAAATATCTTAGCTGTATCACCCACtagtacaaaaaaagaaaaaattagtGCAACTTGTACTTCCATCTGACAGTAGCAAACTAATTTTGATGGATGCTAGTCAAGTAGGCTCTCAGAGTCATTTTCAATTGATGGCACAAACTGTGCACTTGCCTCAGTTAAAACAGTATAAATATCaagctgcaaagctatggggaagTTTGAAATTGTGTGAAATTACTGTATAAACTATTGTATGTACCTTAAGAGGCTCAGGGCTGCCCTCTGCAACTGGAACCTCGGGATGCCCTGCTCTCTCACACTGTCATTTGAAGAATCAAAACAGTTAGCAAACCAAAGCAACAAGAAAATAACAAATTTCAGCCATGTCCGATGCTCACCAGCAAGAGTGCATTGCGTGTAGCATACTCTGTAGTGACATTGCCAAATATGGTCGTCAGCCCAATGATCTCCACACTTGGCTCTTCAAAAGCCATGAGGATCGTCATGCTATCATCTAGAAACCAGATTCCAGATAAAGCGGGCAGTGAGAAGTGAGAATATGAATCAACTTTTTACAATTAAGAATTTTTCTAGGAAAAAGTTTGTTTCCCGAAAAATGCAAAAGCTTTGTGTCTTGATGCATTCATAGAAGAAAAGTCCCGAGACCAGACCAACACCCCGAT contains the following coding sequences:
- the LOC124664262 gene encoding probable uridine nucleosidase 1 — translated: MGQDGQIRRDKIIIDTDPGIDDSMTILMAFEEPSVEIIGLTTIFGNVTTEYATRNALLLCERAGHPEVPVAEGSPEPLKGGEPRVADFVHGSDGLGNLFLPAPTTKKVEESAAEFLVNKVSQFPGEISVLALGPLTNVALAIKKDSSFASKVKKIVVLGGAFFAAGNVNPAAEANIYGDPDAADVVFTSGADIDVVGINITTQVCFKDEDLLELRNSKGKHAQFLCDMCKFYRDWHTKSDGFHGIFLHDPVSFTALVHPEYFTFKKGVVRVETQGICTGHTLMDHGLKKWNSENPWSGYKPISVAWTVDLPKVLEYVKNLLMNATTI